In Syngnathus scovelli strain Florida chromosome 10, RoL_Ssco_1.2, whole genome shotgun sequence, the following are encoded in one genomic region:
- the tprb gene encoding translocated promoter region b, nuclear basket protein isoform X4 has product MAALMLQDLDGSELSKLSKGTLNKLEKILSDQCYEIDTLKAQREQFRVDSEQHSFDKVKQLSQCQEDFLRQTQEHRNLKEELEKIENELKSAREKNLQYENAQEKSFSEQTTLSKAKEELETQKLELVRTLERRSLEVEHLNGELRQLNDKLVEVNATKMSQQLRLDELDAAEVNIKYREKRLEQEKELLAEQTSWLNAELKSKSEELLSLSRQKGKEILELKCTLENKTDELNRVQEQVASLKALNENHQKQNEDLIHKLKEAKEQRTTIEEKFRNELNANIKLSNLYKGAAADSEAKGEELGRAVNELHTLLQEAGEANKALEENLQEANAASEKTVAELKEKIQVLEKELDNANELLSNSKLRGPLGTSVLTEAQITVSPTAAAVAKIKPGMKLTELYTAYVESQEQLQMERLENKRVNKYLDDIVQEVEAKAPILKRQRDEHERMQKSVASLSAKLEQAVKEVHRLQNEADEANKRSSVMERDNKRFELQLADMAQQVRVLLIELEEARGNPVLIEEELSSADVSSTSEVISQHLVTFRSVEELQKQNQRLLVALRDLSEAQEKEELEASGSRRGEVEQSLETTLAEVESLREQRSQHVKMTESIMRQRDLYRVLLAQATGVTFPQHGTSPEELILTSTPRRSPAATPTTGTPAALVSMATDTADALEAKAALRQLQEVFSSNKKERLESEKALTEQNDKLLEQLSDLRSQNAKTATQLEFASKRYEMLQDNVEGYRKEIASLREKEQKMASATQKHEQTINTLNEDLRAAQEKLGMAEGLSEGLRKERDMLKLVESRLNQEKDMILSQQQSQNLLLTNLQAIQATLERSDADTRQRLSSQLEKQEREISQLQKRLEHEVEQRYLLSRNQEIQVMEAKRQLETQVALHQKTKEMLNAAEMELRSLRVEQGGSEQRHILGSPSTPKTRVSNQEREDLQGRLLQAETRVEQLAESLKAATSSMEQYRAMAMSLEESLEKEKQVTEQACASIETRVKEAEEQHRVLEEKLLEAEKEKQNIEEQNRKAMTSLNEQMDGLKRDLISAQAEHHMALERLSTAESQQLQALQDSQVQAKLAAEAQDKYEQEMMLHAADVKAMQDAKAQALQAVELRHQLEESSQRISAELMESKISWAEQEKMLKEEMSKIESRSEELQRQNTLLHEQIEAMSSKMAENLQRASSESPLNISLTEEGKSQEQVLEILRFVRREKEIAESRFEFAQGETLRYRLRVEHLEHELKEVQDSLSAARERMQVTAKTLAQHDELMKKTETMSILIETNKMLREEKDKLEKELQQTQDKVQKLESDVLPLKQANNELSEKSGMLQMEKKILDEEIKRWKARTQHLVSQQKDSDPDEYKRLHTEKEAHLKRIQQLTEENSRIKAEVIRSNNLTTSQQSQIQNLLDNLSKITDERNLLKEEVVAKSLDIQEKVKMITQVKKLGRRYKIQYDELKVEHDKITAEAAGSNKEEEARQASVQELQVLKDSLSQAETKIKDLEGQLENINKVVAEREMEVHNAQEQSSRLQTELGRLRQELQDKEETLKQQMADKVEKTRKAMLFAKQRINQLLSAKDELQKENEELKQRFEEQKQQSDELEVRVSAIKSQYEGRFNRQERELRELRGQQERQDQKDESSEAGPSKPQEQQRSTEQRQISLKSTPAADRGSASASDPPTANIKPTPVVATASKQAVNPGNKPTPRASIRPMITPATVPTPTPTATVMPTTQVETQEAMQTTEGPPVEHVTVYGSASGSVRSASPNIQTTLASPMLNVQQTQTQATAFVQPTQQQSVTHPEPVSQEPPPVIIEATQSSQVEWPSTSSTSAVFGTVSATPGSSSSSSLSKRPREEDESSSTVVTDTEAPQEDTSRAPVPKKLRIIQRVGPEEEMMADDSAEAEGVVPTDSQEGAEASQTEELAALDEDDESAASQSTTMHQEVALAQSETPEQQLEVIVIVTDTESEENPEEGDEEEDEQDYEEGDEEEDDEEEVEEEEEEEDGGIGEDGEESNEESGEGNEAYEGDDAEGVDVTDPGTETEESLGASDSTQRPADSQTASFEATTMEAFSTEQPITSSGIRMPQSPRRPTHPLPPTQMSQRIPARRQSAGRVPQLSGIPSSAHLIDEDDRMVPSAPTLVVPHRSDSFDQAVHSPQMTARTFRFGQSDEVPQTSSDLGQLAAQGGLGMFDSPMFLTSHEEESDSYSVPTTQLQVTAPVFSDAVPSDAAEQASQSVPMVSTSTPGILAPGTASTSEERDDVFLESDPDNSRPSAESSVDAVVSQDDLVEPSQPSDTASLPSTSQEPSSSSADTSSAPTRAAPSRQLQRWPGSRGGRAKRGGQAFPSRGVHGRRIAR; this is encoded by the exons TACAGAGAGAAGCGTCTGGAACAAGAAAAAGAGCTGCTGGCTGAACAAACATCTTGGCTGAATGCAGAGTTGAAGTCCAAGAGTGAAGAACTTTTGAGCCTATCTCGACAGAAGGGTAAAGAAATCCTGGAACTGAAATGCACTCTGGAGAATAAAACGGATGAG TTGAACAGAGTTCAGGAACAAGTGGCCAGTCTTAAAGCATTGAATGAAAACCACCAAAAACAGAATGAGGACTTAATCCACAAACTGAAAGAA GCCAAGGAGCAGCGGACCACTATAGAGGAAAAGTTCAGAAATGAGCTGAATGCCAACATTAAGCTCTCTAATTTATACAAG GGAGCAGCAGCTGATTCTGAGGCCAAAGGTGAAGAACTAGGTCGCGCTGTAAATGAGTTGCATACTCTGCTGCAAGAGGCAGGGGAAG CCAACAAAGCTCTTGAGGAGAATTTGCAAGAGGCCAATGCTGCTTCGGAAAAGACTGTTGCTGAGCTCAAGGAGAAGATCCAAGTGCTTGAAAAGGAACTGGACAACGCCAATGAGCTCCTTTCTAACTCGAAACTAAGAG GTCCACTTGGCACATCTGTGCTCACTGAGGCGCAAATAACAGTGTCTCCGACAGCCGCTGCTGTGGCAAAGATTAAACCTGGAATGAAGCTCACTGAG ttGTACACTGCCTATGTAGAAAGCCAGGAGCAGCTGCAGATGGAGCGCCTGGAGAACAAGCGGGTCAACAAATATCTCGATGACATCGTGCAAGAAGTGGAAGCAAAGGCTCCcattctgaaacggcaaagggaTGAGCATGAGCGCATGCAGAAATCAGTGGCCAGTCTCTCAGCCAAGCTGGAACAGGCTGTCAAG GAGGTGCACCGCCTGCAAAATGAAGCTGATGAAGCCAACAAGCGTTCCTCTGTTATGGAAAGGGACAATAAAAGGTTTGAACTGCAGCTTGCAGACATGGCTCAGCAG GTGCGTGTCCTCCTTATTGAGCTGGAGGAGGCCAGAGGAAACCCCGTGTTAATTGAGGAGGAGTTGAGCTCTGCGGATGTCAGCAGTACCTCAGAAGTCATTAGTCAACACTTGGTGACCTTCCGCAGCGTGGAAGAGCTACAGAAGCAGAATCAGCGTCTTCTGGTGGCCCTCAGGGATCTCAGTGAAGCCCAAGAGAAAGAAGAGTTGGAAGCCTCTGGCTCCAG GCGCGGTGAAGTGGAGCAGAGTTTGGAGACCACTCTGGCTGAGGTGGAGTCTCTGAGAGAGCAACGCAGCCAGCACGTCAAGATGACCGAGTCCATCATGAGGCAAAGAGACCTGTATCGAGTGCTGTTGGCTCAGGCAACGGGAGTGACCTTCCCTCAGCATG GTACCTCACCGGAGGAACTCATCCTCACATCCACCCCACGCCGTTCACCTGCAGCCACGCCCACCACCGGGACTCCCGCTGCACTCGTCTCCATGGCAACTGATACTGCCGACGCATTGGAGGCCAAGGCAGCCTTGCGACAG TTGCAGGAGGTGTTTTCCTCCAATAAAAAGGAACGACTGGAGAGTGAGAAGGCACTGACCGAGCAGAATGACAAACTCCTGGAGCAGCTCTCAGATCTTCGCTCCCAGAATGCCAAGACGGCAACGCAGTTGGAATTTGCCTCCAAGAG GTATGAGATGTTGCAGGACAATGTCGAGGGCTACAGGAAAGAGATCGCTTCCCTCCGAGAGAAGGAACAGAAAATGGCCTCCGCTACACAGAAGCATGAGCAGACCATCAACACATTAAATGAGGACCTGCGAGCTGCACAGGAAAAACTTGGAATGGCAGAG GGTCTCTCTGAGGGTCTGCGTAAAGAGAGAGACATGTTGAAGCTAGTTGAGTCTAGGTTGAATCAAGAGAAGGATATGATCCTAAGCCAACAACAGAGTCAGAACCTTTTGTTGACCAACCTTCAGGCTATTCAG GCTACACTCGAGCGCTCAGATGCTGACACGCGTCAGCGGCTTAGCAGCCAGCTagagaagcaagagcgagagatCTCTCAGCTACAGAAGAGGTTGGAGCATGAAGTGGAACAGCGCTATTTGCTCAGCAGAAACCAAGAG ATCCAAGTCATGGAAGCAAAGCGGCAACTGGAAACGCAAGTGGCTTTACACCAGAAGACGAAAGAGATGCTGAATGCTGCCGAGATGGAACTCCGCTCCCTCAGGGTGGAGCAAGGTGGCAGCGAACAACGTCACATCCTGGGCTCCCCCTCCACGCCAAAAACTAGAG TTTCAAATCAAGAGCGGGAGGATCTTCAGGGTCGCTTGCTGCAGGCAGAAACACGGGTAGAGCAGTTGGCAGAGAGCCTTAAAGCAGCCACTTCCAGCATGGAGCAATACCGAGCCATGGCTATGAGTCTGGAGGAATCTCTGGAAAAAGAGAAACAG GTCACGGAGCAGGCTTGTGCCTCCATTGAAACTCGTGTGAAGGAGGCTGAGGAGCAGCACCGCGTTCTTGAGGAGAAGCTTCTGGAGGctgagaaagagaaacagaatatAGAAGAACAAAATAGGAAGGCAATGACCTCCCTGAACGAGCAg ATGGATGGGCTTAAAAGGGATCTGATCAGCGCCCAGGCAGAACACCACATGGCACTAGAGCGTTTGTCAACTGCTGAATCCCAGCAGCTGCAGGCTTTACAAGACAGCCAAGTGCAG GCTAAACTGGCAGCCGAAGCACAAGATAAGTATGAGCAGGAGATGATGCTGCATGCTGCGGATGTGAAGGCTATGCAGGATGCCAAGGCTCAGGCCCTGCAAGCAGTCGAGCTCAGACATCAGCTCGAAGAGAGTTCTCAAAGAATCAGCGCCGAGCTCATGGAGTCCAAGATATCCTGGGCGGAGCAGGAAAAGATGCTCAAG GAGGAGATGTCCAAGATAGAAAGCCGCTCTGAAGAGTTGCAGAGGCAGAACACTCTCTTGCATGAACAGATTGAGGCAATGAGtagcaaaatggcagagaatttGCAGCGTGCTTCAAGTGAGAGTCCACTTAACATCTCTCTGACTGAGGAAGGCAAATCTCAAGAACAAGTCCTTGAGATTCTAAG GTTTGTGCGTCGTGAAAAGGAGATTGCAGAGTCTCGTTTTGAGTTTGCTCAAGGGGAGACTTTGCGTTACCGCCTAAGGGTTGAACATCTGGAACACGAACTAAAAGAGGTTCAAGACAGCTTGAGTGCTGCTCGTGAGAGGATGCAG GTGACAGCAAAGACCCTGGCCCAGCATGATGAGCTGATGAAAAAGACTGAAACCATGAGCATTCTGATAGagacaaacaagatgctgcgagAGGAGAAGGACAAATTGGAGAAAGAACTACAGCAGACCCAAGATAAG GTGCAAAAACTGGAGTCGGATGTTTTGCCACTGAAACAGGCAAACAATGAGCTGAGTGAGAAGAGCGGAATGCtacaaatggagaaaaaaatactCGACGAAGAAATCAAGCGCTGGAAGGCTCGGACGCAG catttGGTGAGTCAACAGAAAGATTCCGATCCAGATGAATACAAGCGTCTCCATACAGAGAAGGAAGCGCACCTTAAACGTATTCAGCAGCTCACTGAAGAGAACAGCAGAATCAAAGCAGAGGTTATCAG GTCCAACAATCTCACCACATCCCAGCAAAGCCAAATCCAAAACTTGCTTGATAATTTGAGCAAGATAACTGATGAGAGAAATTTGCTGAAAGAAGAGGTTGTTGCCAAAAGTCTTGACATCCAGGAGAAGGTGAAGATGATTACCCAGGTCAAAAAGCTTGGACGCCGCTACAAGATTCAGTATGATGAGCTCAAGGTAGAACATGACAAG ATTACAGCTGAAGCTGCAGGCTCAAACAAAGAAGAAGAGGCACGTCAAGCCTCGGTTCAGGAACTGCAGGTACTTAAAGATTCTCTTAGCCAAGCTGAAACCAAGATTAAAGACTTGGAGGGACAGCTGGAGAACATTAACAAG GTGGTTGCAGAGCGTGAAATGGAGGTACACAATGCTCAGGAACAATCTTCCAGGCTTCAGACAGAGCTGGGCAGGCTAAGGCAAGAGCTGCAGGACAAAGAGGAGACACTCAAACAGCAAATGGCAGACAAAGTGGAAAAGACCAGGAAGGCCATGCTTTTTGCCAAGCAAAGAATCAACCAGCTCCTGA GCGCTAAAGATGAGCTGCAGAAAGAAAATGAGGAGCTAAAGCAGCGAtttgaggagcagaagcagcaaaGTGACGAGTTAGAGGTGCGCGTAAGCGCTATCAAATCTCAGTACGAGGGACGCTTTAACCGACAAGAGAGAGAGCTGAGAGAACTGCGAGGTCAGCAAGAGAGACAAGACCAAAAAGATGAGTCTTCTGAGGCAGGTCCAAGCAAA CCTCAGGAGCAGCAGAGGAGCACAGAACAGCGACAGATCAGTCTTAAGTCTACGCCAGCTGCAGACAGGGGCAG TGCCAGTGCCTCTGACCCGCCAACTGCCAACATAAAGCCAACACCTGTAGTGGCCACGGCTAGCAAGCAGGCTGTCAACCCAGGGAACAAACCCACTCCAAGGGCAAGCATCAGGCCCATGATCACCCCAGCCACGGTGCCCACTCCAACACCCACCGCTACGGTCATGCCCACAACGCAGGTCGAGACCCAGGAAG CCATGCAGACCACAGAAGGTCCGCCGGTGGAGCACGTGACTGTGTACGGGAGTGCCAGTGGTTCTGTGCGCTCGGCGAGCCCCAACATCCAGACCACCTTGGCCAGCCCCATGCTGAATGTGCAACAAACCCAGACACAAGCCACAGCTTTTGTGCAGCCAACGCAACAGCAAAGCGTCACCCATCCCGAGCCAGTCAGTCAGGAGCCGCCGCCTGTGATCATTGAGGCAACGCAGAGCTCGCAGGTGGAATGGCCTTCAACATCCTCCACCTCTGCTGTCTTCGGAACCG TTTCAGCCACACCAggatcttcttcttcctcctcgttGTCCAAAAGACCCCGTGAAGAAGATGAAAGTAGCAGCACAGTTGTCACAGATACTGAAGCCCCTCAGGAGGACACCTCCAGGGCTCCTGTACCCAAGAAGCTGCGCATTATCCAGAGAGTGGGTCCCGAG GAGGAAATGATGGCTGATGACAGCGCTGAAGCTGAGGGAGTGGTGCCGACAGACAGTCAAGAAGGTGCAGAAGCCAGTCAG ACTGAAGAGCTTGCGGCTCTGGATGAAGATGATGAGAGTGCAGCCTCTCAGTCTACCACCATGCACCAAGAAGTTGCTCTTGCACAGAGTGAAACTCCTGAGCAGCAGCTCGAAGTCATCGTCATCGTAACCGATACGGAGAGTGAGGAAAACCCTGAAGAaggggatgaagaggaggatgagcag GACTACGAAGAGGGcgatgaggaggaagatgacgaggaggaggtggaggaagaagaggaggaagaagacggGGGGATCGGCGAAGACGGAGAGGAGAGTAACGAGGAGAGCGGAGAAGGCAATGAAGCCTACGAAGGAGATGACGCAGAG GGAGTTGACGTAACCGACCCAGGGACAGAGACGGAGGAGAGTTTGGGGGCGTCCGACTCCACCCAGAGGCCAGCAGATTCCCAGACGGCAAGCT TTGAGGCCACCACAATGGAGGCCTTCTCTACCGAACAACCCATCACAAGCTCCGGTATACGTATGCCCCAGTCGCCAAGGAGACCAACACATCCACTTCCCCCCACCCAG ATGTCCCAGCGCATCCCTGCTCGTCGCCAGTCGGCTGGCAGGGTCCCTCAGCTCTCTGGGATCCCCAGCAGTGCT CACCTCATTGACGAAGACGACAGGATGGTACCGAGCGCGCCCACACTGGTGGTGCCGCACCGCTCGGACAGTTTTGACCAGGCTGTCCA CTCTCCCCAAATGACTGCAAGGACCTTCCGTTTCGGCCAATCGGACGAAGTGCCGCAGACCAGCTCAGATCTCGGCCAGCTTGCAGCCCAAGGAG GTCTTGGGATGTTTGACAGCCCCATGTTCCTCACATCTCACGAGGAGGAGTCTGACAGCTATAGCGTGCCCACCACACAGCTTCAAGTGACAGCCCCAG TCTTCTCTGACGCCGTTCCGTCAGATGCAGCAGAGCAGGCCTCTCAGTCGGTTCCCATGGTGAGCACGTCCACTCCCGGCATACTTGCACCAGGCACCGCCAGTACAAGCGAGGAACGAGACGACGTCTTCCTTGAGTCCGACCCCGATAA TTCCAGGCCCAGTGCCGAGAGTTCGGTGGACGCTGTGGTATCTCAGGATGATTTGGTGGAACCCAGTCAGCCTTCCGACACAGCCAGCCTGCCGTCCACCAGCCAGGAGCCTTCGTCCAGCTCTGCAG ATACGAGCAGCGCTCCGACCAGGGCTGCACCAAGCAGACAGCTGCAACGTTGGCCAGGGAGCCGAGGTGGGCGCGCCAAGAGAGGAG GTCAAGCGTTTCCTTCCCGAGGAGTCCATGGCAGACGCATTGCCAGGTGA